The Candidatus Zixiibacteriota bacterium nucleotide sequence TGCCTCGGGTAGGACTTTTCTCCACTGGAACACACTCATGGCGCTCGGACAAAGGGTTGGAGAGGCCATGATGCGAAAAGCGAAGCCACTGCTTCCCATCAGCCACACCGGATCCAGCGCACCCGACAGGTGATGCAGGACAGTGGCTTCGCTCGCCATGTACGAATGAACGATTCCCGGCTCGCCCCTGCGAGCGGCATCGCGGTCGCGATACCACGTAAGTGATTTAAGCGATTCCATACTTTTTTGCTCTAGTTTCAAGCCTGTGGTCCCAGTTCGGCCTCGACAAAGCGCCGTCTGCTTCAGGAACAAGGTAGTGCGTCGATCGCAGGCAGAAGCAGCCTGATATCAAAATAAGAACTGCTAATCTGGCTGGCAAGGGCAGAAGGCCAATCGGCGCGTCACAAATCCGCTTTACGGGCCGGTTTGTAACGATTTTATTGCGACGGAAAGAATTGGCAGCAGGCGCCGATAGTGGTCTACTCAGCATCGGCGGCCGGAAGCGATGAGGCACAGACAACTATGAAGTACATACCGGAACCCTTTAAGATCAAAACAGTCGAACCGATCAAGATGACCACCCGCGAGTATCGCCGCAAGGCGATCGAGGAAGCGGGCTATAACACCTTTCTGCTCAAGAGCGAGGATGTCTATATAGACCTCCTGACCGACAGCGGCACGTCGGCCATGTCCGATGCCCAATGGGCGGCGCTTCAGCTCGGCGACGAGGCCTACGCGGGAAGCAAGAACTTCTACGATCTCGAAGAGACTATCCGCGACGTGTTCGGCTACAAGTACGTGGTCCCGACCCACCAGGGGCGCGCCGCGGAGCATATCATGTCGCGGCTGCTGATCCGTCCGGGCGACTATGTCCCCGGAAACATGTATTTCACTACCACCCGTCTGCATCAGGAACTGGCAGGCGGGAAGTTTGTCGATGTCATCATCGACGAAGCCCACGACACCACCAGCAACCATCCGTTCAAGGGGAATGTCGATATCGCCAAGATGCAGCGGCTGGTGGACGAAGTCGGCGCCGACCGGATACCGTATATCAGCTACGAAACCTGCGTGAACATGGCGGGCGGCCAACCGATTTCTATCGCCAATCTTCGCGAGCTGCGCAAGTTCTGTGACAAGTACAACATCGCCATCATGCTGGACAACACCCGCACGATCGAAAACTCTTATTTTATTCAGCAGCGCGAGCCGGGTTATGCCCACAAGTCGGTGAAAGAGATCGTGAAGGAGATCTGTTCCTACACCGACGGCTGTACCTGTTCGGCCAAGAAGGACTGCCTGGTCAATATCGGCGGTTTCCTCGCCATGAACGACGAGGAGTTCTACATCAACGCCAAGGCACAGGTGGTCATCTACGAGGGGCTGCACACGTATGGCGGACTGGCCGGCCGTGACATGGCGGCGCTGGCGCAGGGGATTCGCGAGGCGGTGACCACCGATGATTACATCCGCTATCGAGTCGAGCAGACCAACTACCTTGGTGAACTGATGAACCAATACGGCATCCCGCACGTCATTCCGCACGGCGGGCACGCGATTTTTATCGACGCCAAACGGTTCCTACCCCATATCGATCAGGATCAATTCCCCGCACAGGCGCTGGCCGCGGAAATCTATGTTGAGACCGGCGTCCGCACTATGGAACGTGGCAATGTGTCATCGGGGCGCAACCCGGAGACCGGCCAGAACCGCCGCCCGAAACTCGAACTGGTCCGGCTGACTATTCCACGGCGCGTGTACACGCAGAGTCATCTCGATTACACCGCCGAGGGAATCGCGCAGCTTTACAAGCGTCGCGATCAAATCAAGGGTCTGAAGTTCACGTTCGAGCCTCAGCAACTCCGTTTCTTCCAGGCCCGTTTCGAGCCGCTGGTGTCCGTCCCGCAGCCGGTGGGGTGAGGCGGATTAGCCCAGCCTTGTAGGTCAGGAGGTTTATCCTCCTGACACCAAGATGTCAGGACCGCAAGGGTCCGGACCTACGGGAATTATATTGTCCTCCAGGCACTTCTTGACCGGGAGGGCGAATTGTCTTGGATAACCCGCCCTCCCTTAACCAAAGCTCCTGTCTACCTTGTCTTCACGGGCCGAACGCAACCACAACCACAGGAGCTCTTAGCGTCGTTCTTAACTTGCGGCTTCTTCTTTTTAGATGCTCTATTGTCCCTTGTCATGCCTCTCACCTCCTTTCCGATTAAGTCTATGCGTAGTTACTTATTTATATGGGGGAAAAAATTCACCCTACCTTTGTTTTGTACGGCTCTTTTTGCGGCCGCTCCATCTTGACACGTTTTCCTAAGCAGCCACAGGTGCACACGCGGTTGAGCCTTTGACGGCATCTTTCAAGGCTATCTCGATTTAAGGAGTAATATATCCAATATCCTCGTCTTTCATTCTTTACAAAACCGGCGCTTTTAAGAACTCGCAAGTGTTGGGATACCGCTGATTGCGTCGTTCCCAGAGCCTCGGCCATAGCGTTGACACTCATGGCTTTCTTTTTGAGAAGTTCGATAATCTCTATCCTTTTATCTACCGACAGTAGTTTAAATAGTTCTGCTGTACTCACACGGCTCATCCTAACTCCGATCTACTTAAGTATATGCTAATATACTTTAGGCCGAAACTGTTGTCAAGAGTTTCTTCTGGCATAGTGATAGAATTTGCCGCCAAATTGACGGTCAAACCCGTCCAACCCAAGAGGGTTGCCTCGTGAAGGAGATCAAGGGGTCTGCCGCCCACCGGCACGAACGGTTGACGGAATGGCGTCAGGGCGCCACCAGAAGCGGCGGCGCGTTCTGGCAGGCGCCATAAAACGACATGGCGTCATCGCGAGGGATATAGATGGTCAGCGTCTCACCGCCGAGTAGATCGTCGGCAAACAGCCGCAGTCTCTCCGCCAGGTTCGCCGACCATGACGATTCCGTGCCGTTGATGTCCAGTGCCCGCACGTCGAGCACGAGTCTGTCCTGGAAAGTCACTGTCAGCCGTTCGGGACGGTATCGCTGGATCAGCTCGGCCGGTGCGGTGGTCGCCCCCGCCACGATACCGAGCACGGTATCATTGAGCTGCCGCTCGGATTCGAACACGTGCAGGCGGACCATAGCCTTCGCAACCGAATCTCCTGACCCTGCCAGCTCGCAAAAATCCTTGACGTCCTCGGAGTCGCCGTCGGCCAGCTTGAAGTAATAGTCCTTCACCGTAGCGCCACGGATTTTGAGACGCAGCCGCAGCTTCTTGGAATCGAGTATGAAATACGGGCGGTCTCCGCCGGCGAGGGCGGCCTCGGCTCCCTTGTAGCGGGCGGCGTATTCGCTCTCCGGGGTGGGCGGGGTTTTGGTTTGCTGTGTTTTGGCCGGCTGAGTTTTCCCTTTGGTCTGGGCGAAAACCGGGTCTGCCCCAGTCAGTGCCGCGAGCAACAGAAAAGCCGGCACCGTTACACGGGCAATCCTCAAGAACGACTTAGTATGCGAAGATATATGTTCCGTATTGTACCCGATTGTAGAGATACTCAAGGTCCTTTTCCCCCAGCCTGACACACCCGTGGGTGACACTCACCCCCAGCAGACGCTCGTACAGCGTGCCATGGATAAAGAAACCGTCGCCGAATCCGATCGCATACTCCCCCATAACATACGGATCCATGCGCTCCTCATCGGTGAGCGGGATCTCCTCACCCTCCTCGATAAACGCCCAGTCCGGCTTGCGCCACCAGGGACCCTCGAGTTTGCTGTCGGCGAAAAAGACACCCACCGGCGTATCGAATTTCCAGTGGCGACCGGTGAGGGTGTCGATCAGCTCCGCACCGGAGCCGGTGGAGCAGTCCGCGCTGAGCAGCACGGTGTCTTCGGTTCGGTAGTACAGCCGGTTGGCGTAGCGGTCGATCACGACATACGGCTTGGTGAGCCTGAGCCGCCCCGACGGTACTTTGCTGCGCGTTTTCTTAGGTTTGGATTTGCCCTTGGTCTTGTCGGTAATGGCGCTTTCGTTGCTCGTTGAGCTCGCCGACGTTTGGAGTGGACTCACGAACGACTCCTGTGAAGTCCAGAGGAGGATCCCCATCAGAAGCAAAACCAGCGTAATTGCACCCGCCGGTATGATTACCAGCCATCTGTTCACGGCAGCGGCTCCGTCATGCGTACGATTGTCACCCACATACCTTTTACCGCGTACTTCAGCAGTTTGTCCATCTGCTCATTGGTGACGGCCACGCACCCGTCGGTCCAGTCCTTGCCCTGACCGCCATCGCCATGGATTTCGATTAGCCCGCCGATCCGCGCCCGCTTCGAAATCGTGCCGTCGCGCTGCGCCTGCCGAAAGCGCTGCCGGTCCGACTCGTTGGGATAATTCAGAAGCAGCGCCCGGTAGTACTTGCTATAACGCTTGATTTCAGTGACGCGGTACATGCCTTCCGGGGTGGCGCCGTCACCCGACACCCTCTTTTGCACGGCCGATTTGTAACCCAGATCACAGGGGTAGATTGCGGCCACTTCGCCTTTCAGAATCAAGTACAATTTGTGGGCGGTCTTGTCGACTATGATGGCCGGCTCGCCGGTCTTGCGGGAGTGTTCTTTTGTTCGGCGGACGTTGGCGTTCCAATGACGGAGGTTCTCCTCGTTCTGGGTCTGGTAGCGTTCGTAGTGTGAGGCGAGTCTTTCGATGAGCGAATCTGTAGTCTGCAGCAGCGACTCTGCCTCGTGGTGCTGGTTCCTGACAGTCAGATCGCGGGCGAGATTCAGACTCGTACTGGCCGCAGTCAGCAGATGCTGACAGTCCATGGGCGCCAGACCGCTGTCCAAACGACGCCGCCAGCCGTCGATCTCGCGCTCGGTTGCCGAGAGCGCCTTGCTTACTTCATCGCGGGCGGCCTCCTTGATGTCCGTCGTGGCTTCGCGGGCTATGCCTGCCTTGACCGCCGCCAGAGTGAGCAGGGAATCGGCGAAACGGTATGACCCAAAGGGATGCCACGAGGCGTTTTCCGCCTGGAGAGCATCTTCGCCAAGCTTTAGGAACAACTCGGCGTCGTGCAGCTTAGCTTGGGCGTGCTTCTCGGCGCCTGCCAGCCGGGCGCGATCGATCGCCCGGTATGCCCTGTGGAGACTCCCCAGTGGCGGCGTGCGGTAATGCAGGGCGGCCATCCAAGCCACGGCCGGCAGGAGGGGGAGGAGTATCGATATCGCAAAGATCCAGCGCTTCTTGCCCGGTGTCATCCGTGGTCTCATTGGCTCCTACAACTGCGCGGAGGGCTGCCCGTTTCCAGGCAACCCTCCGCTTATGGCAGTCTTTTGCGGTTCAGTACTATCTTACCGCTTCCCCGATGCCTTGGCCTTGGCGGCCTCGATGTCCGAGATGATGCGGTTCAACTGTGATACCGCAGCCTCGAATTTCGGTTTCGCAGCGAGGTACTTGCCGGCGTTGTAGTCGGCCAGCGCAGCAGCATGAGCCTGCTCAACCGCAGCGAGGTCGGACGCTATCAGTTCCAGGTCGGCCTTGGTGCCTTTCCCCTTGGGGGCCTTGGCCAGGGCGTCCTTGGCGGTTACGAACAGACCGTCGATCTGAGCGATCAACGTGCTGTCTTCGAGACGAACCTGCTCTTTGGCGGCCTGGGCGTCGGTCACCGCCTGGTCGCTCAGTCTCTGAGCAGCAGCCAGGAGTTCTTTCGCCCGACCATAGCCGCGGAACAGAGCAAACTTGGAATCTTGATTCTGAATCTCGACTTTGGCGGCGTTGAGAGAATCCATCGCCTGTTGGTACGACGCCGGAGCGTAATCCTGGGCCTCAGCCAATTGAGCGTTGGCCATTGCATCTTCGCTGGCTTTGAGCTCTTCCTGCGGGGCCTTGGCGCAACCCGTGACCAGAAGGGCGACAGCGAGTGCCACCAGGATTGACGACACACGCGTTAACATATGTTGTTTCCTTTCGACCGACCATCCTCTTGGACGCTTGGGTTAAACTCTACGGACATCAACAGGGTCGGTCCGGCCTGTGCTAGTCCGTCCGGCTAAAGCTCACATCGATTTACGTCTGGGCTTTCGCCGGCAAGCAAATGTTTCGGTACTCTAAGAACTTATGGTTCTCGTTATCATTTCTGTGTCCCGAAACAATGTGGCTGAGGAGGCAACTGAAAATCGACCGCCCCCAGGAACACTCTCAGGGCACAAACGGCCCCAAATCAAAATTTTCCCAAACCCCCTGTCAAGGTTAATATACGGCCATTTCCGCTCTTTTCCGGTCGTGTCAAGATAATGTCAGACATACAGTTCCGGCCCTTGGCCGGCGATATGGGAAGGGGCGGTCTTCCACCTCAGGCGAAAAAACTGGTTTCATCTGATCTTGACCGAGTCGCGAGAAATCCTCCTCGTTGCCGACTTCCAGACGGAGTGAGCCTACGACGCGGTCGACCGAGACTTGACCGCCCGCTCCAACTGATTCGCCCACGCGTACGGCACGAGCGATCTAACTGTACGCGAGTTCCGGCCTGTTCAATAATCGCGCAGCTGTTTCCTCTGTATTGGCCGCTAAAGATTCCGATTACATGAGAGATAGGCGAAAGGTCGGCGCCGGAAGGCACCGGGGAATAAACGCATTTCCCTACTTACAGGGACGGACCGACCACCGGACAGCAAAGCGGGACGACATTGAATTATGAGCCGGAAACACAGCACGCTGCGAATCGATGAAATCCTGTTGTGGCAGGGGTTGGTCAACGAGGACCAGGTCAAGGCTGCCCTCGAGTATCAGCGGGAACATGGCGGTCGACTTGGCTCCCACCTGGTACGCCTAGGGTATGTGACCGAGGAGCAACTTCTCGGAGCTCTGGCCAGGCAGTTCAACTGCGAGACCGTCGTCCTGTCGCGGGTGGCTATACCCCCGGATATCGTCCGTATGCTGCCGGCCAATCTCGCTGTGGCACGGACGGTCATCCCGTTCGCGTATGATAAGGCCACCAACACCCTCAGCATCGCATGTGAAAACCCAAAAGACAAAGACCTGATCGAGGAACTGAAGTTCGTCACGGGCGGCAAGAAGATTCGCCTGTGCGTGGCGGCTGAATTGTCTTTGCGCCCCGCCGTGACTCAGTATTACGCGTCGGAGCTTTTGACGTCGACCACTGAGTCAGCCGACGACGTTGCCGTCCGGCTCGCCGCTGAGGGCACCGCGATTCTGTTGGTGAGCGACGACCTCGATGCCGACCGGCCGCTGGTGGCGGCGCTCGAACGGGATGACTTTCGCGTGGTCTGCTCCGACTCGGCCGATGATGCCATTCGGCTTATCGGCAAACAGACGTTTTGCGCGGTGTTCATCCGGGATACCGTACCCGGCGATTATATCGACCTGATCGATCGCCTGCGCAAAGTGTCGCCGCGTACCCGTGTTCGCTACTATGAGTCAGTGGCGCGGATGCTTTTGCATGAATCCGGCTACCGTGACACCGAGGACCTGATTGTCAAAAACACCCAACTGTTCACGTCGCTGCTGGCGCCGCGCGAGCCGTCGGCCCAGAACCATGCCGTTGTCGTAGGCAAATACGTCGACCGCCTTTGCAAGCAACTCGGTCTGCCCGACAAGGACCGTATCAATATAGTCAACGCCGCTTACCTGCATGATATATCACGCTATTATTACGGCGAATCCAAGTCGGCGCCCGACTGCCGCACTCGTGTACAGATGACCGCCAAGCTCCTGGATTCACTCAGCTATCCGCCGCTGATTGTAGGCATGTTGCGCTCGATGTATATCGACCTCGAACAGAAATACACCAAGCGCCTGCCCATAGAGCCGCTCGGCGGCAATATCCTCACTATCGTGGACGTGTTCTGTGAGAATGTCACTTTCGATAAGCGCCTCTCACTCGATAAATTCGAGCTGGTGCGCGGCAATCTCGAGGCCATGACCGGCCGTCTCTTTCTCCGCGAGGTCACCACTGCATTCCTGGCGTTGATCGAGCAGGAGATTCTCGACGAATCCTCTGCGCAGGCCGGCACGTTCAGCCAGGTTCTCATGTACTGTGAGGACATGGACTATCTTAGCGCTATCGCGGGGCGGCTTAAGGAGGAGGGTTTCCGGCCCGTATCGATGGGCAGTACCGAGAAGTTTGTCGAGATGTATCACCGTTCCCGACCCGACATGATGGTCCTGCTACAGTCCGGTTCGCCCGCTAAAGCGCGCCAACTGGTTTCCGGGCTGGCCAAAAAGGGGGTCGATCTCAAGTCCGTGCCTACGTTCCTGATTTCCGGCGGGCAGGCGGCGTCAGACCTTGCGGCCATGCTCGAGTTCGGACTTGAAGATGTCATCCCGATCGAGAACTCGCTCGACCTTCTCGTGGTCAAGTTGGACAAGCTTCGCACCCGCTTTGCCCAGCAGGCGGGTCAGGGCGATATCGACAGCGACAGCTCTACAGTGACTTCCGGTAATCTCGAAGACATGAATCTGGTAGATCTGTTGCAGGCCATGGGACCGGGTGGGCGAACCGCGAAGATCCGAGTCGCCTCCGAGGAAGGCAAGCTGACTATCTGCCTTGACAAGGGGAAGATCATCTTCGCCCAGTGCGGGGACAAATCTGGCGCTGAGGCCGTGTATGAGGCCGTGACCTGGCGATCCGGCAAGTGGGTGGTGCGGCCGATAAAGCCGGAAGCTCTGCCGGAACCGAATAACGACACCGCCAATGAGGCTTTGCTCATGGAAGGGTGCCGTCGCCTAGACGAAAAAACCCGGACCGCCGCCAAGTGAGCCGTTCGACGGGCAAATCGTGGTGGACGGGGACGTCCACCACGCACCGTGATCTCGCCAGAGGGCGGCTCGCAATTGCGCTGTCGGGCGACCCTGCCCGACAGTCTTGGACTTACGGGTTGCGGCCGGCGCGCCGTGGCGGCGCCGACACCACGTTTTGTGGTTGATTCAGCCGCCGATCAAAAGTCATCTTGGGCTATGTCACTCGCCAAAGAAACGACCAAATGCCCCTACTGCAAGGAGCCGATAGCCTCGGGCGCGGTGCGATGCAAGCACTGCCATGCTGATCTGGCAGCTCGGTCGGAAAAGAAGAAATCTCTTTTTGCGGGTTTGGACACATTCAGAACGGGATTCCTGTGCGGCATCGCCTTCTCACTGGTAATAGCCGTACTCGCCTACTTCCAGTTCTTCCGGGGGGACTGAAGCGCCTTGCTGAGATTGAATCCCGCCGCCGCTTTAGTTTAGAGGTAAGTCGATATCCAGTCGTTAATCCAGGCTTTCTTATCCGTCAGTTGCGCTGCGCTTGGCTCTCGGGGAGACATCGACGGGTGGGGCATCTGGAAGAAATTACCGTCACCCCGCATCGCCAACCCGCCACCCAACTCGATATAGCAAAACCCGGTTCCATCAAACTTCTCCACCGGCTCGTTACCGTTTAGCCGGGACGCGATCTGCCGTGCCACCACAGCGCCCTGGCGCTCGGCAAAGATTCCGGCTTTAGGCAACACCAGTGGCATATCCGGCACGAATCGCCCAGGGAGGGGTAAGCTGGTAACATCGCCGACAGCAAACACACGTCCCGGTACCGGCGATTCAGCCACTTCAAGAGTGCCGGGATTCACTTGGATCCACCCTGCCTGATTGGTGAGTCCGCTGTCCCTTACCGCCCGCGGAGCCACATGCGGCGGTATAGCGATCAGAAGATCGTAGGCGACGCGGCTGCCATCGGACATAACCACCTCTTTCTTTTCACCGTCGACCCGATCTACTTGGCATTGGGGATGAAATCCGATATTGCGTTCCTTCAATCGTTCCACGATGTACCTTCCGATCTCCGGCCCGGCGGTCGCCATCGGAGCCTTTTCGACCGTGAAGACATCGAGCGGCGATTTAGCACGCAACCCGCGATCTCCCAGGTGCGAGTGCAACAGCATTATTGCCTCGTATGGTCCGGGGGGACACTGAAAAGGGATTCGTGGAATCAACAAGATAATGCGACCGCCATCAAACCGCCGCAGCGTTTCCTGCAATCGGATTGCACCGCCGCGGGTATAGAACGTTTCGGCGGCACTGCCCAGACCTGGAACCGATGCTAAAGTCAATTCTGCGCCGAGGGCGATGACCAGGAAGTCCGATTTCAGCGCGCCGTCCGTCGTCTTCACCTGCATGTTCTCAAGGTCTATTCCCTCGACTTCCGAATAAACCACCTTTATCCCGTGGGCGCCCAGAGTGTCAAGAGGATGGGCGACAGCCGCGGGATCGACTTCGCCAAGCATAACCCACGTCTTGGTGGCGCCCACCTGGAACGTGCGGCTCTTGCTGACCAGAGTGATCTCGTGCCGGTCAGGAAGGATTCGACGCAAGTGGCGCGCGGCTGCGATACCGCCAAACCCGCCGCCCAAAATCAGTGTCGTGCTCCTACTGCTCATAGTTTCTCCCAAAACGCGCGAATTCGCCAGCGCGACGAGCGCACCGGCGCCCCAGGCGATGAATCCGCGGCGTGACAGCAGATTTTCCTTAAACATTTGATACGCTCCATAATCCCTGCTCCCACGATTGTGCGGTCACAGCGCACCACCAACCGTAATACCGCTGTCGAGTGTTCTACGCAACAAGAACGGTAGGAATTTGACTACCGCCCCCCGGTCGGCGCCGCCAACACATCACGCACATTGAGACCCGGCAACTCCCACCTGCTACTGAACCAGGGTCTTCAACTCGGACATCACCATGTCCACGGTAATCTCCTTCATGCAGCGCATGAAATCACCTCCCTTGAGCGGACACTTGTTCTTCACGCAGCTGATACACTCGAGCTGTTCGCGATAGATCATCCGCTTTTTACCGGCCATCGGCGAAGTCTCTTTCGGATCGTCGGCTCCCGACAATACTACGATCGGCGCCCCCACCGCCGCCGCCAGGTGCGCAGGCCCGGAGTCGTTGCCGACAAACACCACGGCTCGCGAACAAATAGTGCCGAGCTCACGCAGCGAGGTCTTCCCCGCCAGGTTGACTATCGCCCCCTCGGTTGTTTTGGCGGCCCCGACAATATCATCGCCCGATTTCCGGTTTTCCTCGGTACCGACCAATACCACTTTGATTCCGCACTGGGAGATGATTCGCCGCGCCAGCTCAGTGTAATTCTCGGTTCCCCAGCGGCGCGATTCCGCTACGGCGCGAAATGCCAGCACCGCGTACTTGTCGGACTCGGCTATACCGAAACCGCCCAGAAGTTTCATGGCACCGGTGATGTCGTTTTCGCTAAGGAAGATTTTCGGTTTGACATAGTCGATAGACACCCCCGCGCCGCGCCTGAGCAGATCGAAATAGACTTTGGAGCGATGTTCCGAATTCAGCGGAGTCGGCAGCGGCAGAGGCTTGGTCAGAAGCAAACGGCGGCCGTCGGCAATATACCCGATACGCTCTTTCACCCCACCCAGCTTGAACGACGAAGCCGCTCCGAACGAGGGCGGGAGGATGTACCCGAGGTCGAATTCGCCCGGTGCGATGATCTCCTTCACCTTAAACACGCTGATCACGCCGTGCACATGTTCAGTCGGAATCGTCAGAACCCGGTCAATTCCGGGATTGCCGATAAACAGATCGGCCAGGTGCTGGGGTGTGAGTACGGTTACCGTGGAGCCGGGATAGGCCTCGCGGGTCTCGTTGACCATGGGCATCGCCATGATGCAATCGCCCAGGTGATTGGGCGTGCGTATGATGATCTTTACCGCCATCAGCTCAGGTACTTGCTTTCCAGATCGATCCGATTGAGCAGGTATTTCTTTAGTTCTTCGAGATATCGATCTCTGGTCTCCAGTAAGAAAGTCCGGCTTTCCAGCAGGGTCAACTCCGAAATCCGGCCGTCGGCAAATCGCCCTTGGGCGATCGCAAGGCGTTCCTCGGCCAACCCGATCTGCTTGTTGATGATGGCCAGCCTCTGGTACGACACGTCGAGTTCGTTAATCAGGTTGATGATCTTGGCGCGGGCCGATCTCTGGGCGCGCGTGAATTCATACCGGTCCTGCTCGGCCTGGTAGCGGGCCGCCCGCACTGCGGCGCTGCCGGCGCCTCCGTCCCAGAGCGGCACTTTGACCTGCAGGGCGACAGTCCACGAATTGGTGGAAACATCTTCCTCGGTGGTCTCTCGTGCGCCGTCTGCATCCACCGCACGCTCGGTTTCGATTCGCTGCTTGCCGAACGAATACGATGCCGCCAGGTCGCCGGTCACACCGTGGCCCGCCGCGGCGTAATCAGCCTCGCGTTTGGCCTTCGCGTACTGGTGTTCCGCCTTCTTGATAGGCGCGGCGTTTTCCCAGTCGGCAATGAG carries:
- a CDS encoding tyrosine phenol-lyase — translated: MKYIPEPFKIKTVEPIKMTTREYRRKAIEEAGYNTFLLKSEDVYIDLLTDSGTSAMSDAQWAALQLGDEAYAGSKNFYDLEETIRDVFGYKYVVPTHQGRAAEHIMSRLLIRPGDYVPGNMYFTTTRLHQELAGGKFVDVIIDEAHDTTSNHPFKGNVDIAKMQRLVDEVGADRIPYISYETCVNMAGGQPISIANLRELRKFCDKYNIAIMLDNTRTIENSYFIQQREPGYAHKSVKEIVKEICSYTDGCTCSAKKDCLVNIGGFLAMNDEEFYINAKAQVVIYEGLHTYGGLAGRDMAALAQGIREAVTTDDYIRYRVEQTNYLGELMNQYGIPHVIPHGGHAIFIDAKRFLPHIDQDQFPAQALAAEIYVETGVRTMERGNVSSGRNPETGQNRRPKLELVRLTIPRRVYTQSHLDYTAEGIAQLYKRRDQIKGLKFTFEPQQLRFFQARFEPLVSVPQPVG
- a CDS encoding metalloregulator ArsR/SmtB family transcription factor — protein: MSRVSTAELFKLLSVDKRIEIIELLKKKAMSVNAMAEALGTTQSAVSQHLRVLKSAGFVKNERRGYWIYYSLNRDSLERCRQRLNRVCTCGCLGKRVKMERPQKEPYKTKVG
- a CDS encoding L,D-transpeptidase — encoded protein: MNRWLVIIPAGAITLVLLLMGILLWTSQESFVSPLQTSASSTSNESAITDKTKGKSKPKKTRSKVPSGRLRLTKPYVVIDRYANRLYYRTEDTVLLSADCSTGSGAELIDTLTGRHWKFDTPVGVFFADSKLEGPWWRKPDWAFIEEGEEIPLTDEERMDPYVMGEYAIGFGDGFFIHGTLYERLLGVSVTHGCVRLGEKDLEYLYNRVQYGTYIFAY
- a CDS encoding L,D-transpeptidase family protein; its protein translation is MRPRMTPGKKRWIFAISILLPLLPAVAWMAALHYRTPPLGSLHRAYRAIDRARLAGAEKHAQAKLHDAELFLKLGEDALQAENASWHPFGSYRFADSLLTLAAVKAGIAREATTDIKEAARDEVSKALSATEREIDGWRRRLDSGLAPMDCQHLLTAASTSLNLARDLTVRNQHHEAESLLQTTDSLIERLASHYERYQTQNEENLRHWNANVRRTKEHSRKTGEPAIIVDKTAHKLYLILKGEVAAIYPCDLGYKSAVQKRVSGDGATPEGMYRVTEIKRYSKYYRALLLNYPNESDRQRFRQAQRDGTISKRARIGGLIEIHGDGGQGKDWTDGCVAVTNEQMDKLLKYAVKGMWVTIVRMTEPLP
- a CDS encoding DUF4388 domain-containing protein produces the protein MSRKHSTLRIDEILLWQGLVNEDQVKAALEYQREHGGRLGSHLVRLGYVTEEQLLGALARQFNCETVVLSRVAIPPDIVRMLPANLAVARTVIPFAYDKATNTLSIACENPKDKDLIEELKFVTGGKKIRLCVAAELSLRPAVTQYYASELLTSTTESADDVAVRLAAEGTAILLVSDDLDADRPLVAALERDDFRVVCSDSADDAIRLIGKQTFCAVFIRDTVPGDYIDLIDRLRKVSPRTRVRYYESVARMLLHESGYRDTEDLIVKNTQLFTSLLAPREPSAQNHAVVVGKYVDRLCKQLGLPDKDRINIVNAAYLHDISRYYYGESKSAPDCRTRVQMTAKLLDSLSYPPLIVGMLRSMYIDLEQKYTKRLPIEPLGGNILTIVDVFCENVTFDKRLSLDKFELVRGNLEAMTGRLFLREVTTAFLALIEQEILDESSAQAGTFSQVLMYCEDMDYLSAIAGRLKEEGFRPVSMGSTEKFVEMYHRSRPDMMVLLQSGSPAKARQLVSGLAKKGVDLKSVPTFLISGGQAASDLAAMLEFGLEDVIPIENSLDLLVVKLDKLRTRFAQQAGQGDIDSDSSTVTSGNLEDMNLVDLLQAMGPGGRTAKIRVASEEGKLTICLDKGKIIFAQCGDKSGAEAVYEAVTWRSGKWVVRPIKPEALPEPNNDTANEALLMEGCRRLDEKTRTAAK
- a CDS encoding FAD/NAD(P)-binding oxidoreductase, which produces MFKENLLSRRGFIAWGAGALVALANSRVLGETMSSRSTTLILGGGFGGIAAARHLRRILPDRHEITLVSKSRTFQVGATKTWVMLGEVDPAAVAHPLDTLGAHGIKVVYSEVEGIDLENMQVKTTDGALKSDFLVIALGAELTLASVPGLGSAAETFYTRGGAIRLQETLRRFDGGRIILLIPRIPFQCPPGPYEAIMLLHSHLGDRGLRAKSPLDVFTVEKAPMATAGPEIGRYIVERLKERNIGFHPQCQVDRVDGEKKEVVMSDGSRVAYDLLIAIPPHVAPRAVRDSGLTNQAGWIQVNPGTLEVAESPVPGRVFAVGDVTSLPLPGRFVPDMPLVLPKAGIFAERQGAVVARQIASRLNGNEPVEKFDGTGFCYIELGGGLAMRGDGNFFQMPHPSMSPREPSAAQLTDKKAWINDWISTYL
- the waaF gene encoding lipopolysaccharide heptosyltransferase II, whose product is MAVKIIIRTPNHLGDCIMAMPMVNETREAYPGSTVTVLTPQHLADLFIGNPGIDRVLTIPTEHVHGVISVFKVKEIIAPGEFDLGYILPPSFGAASSFKLGGVKERIGYIADGRRLLLTKPLPLPTPLNSEHRSKVYFDLLRRGAGVSIDYVKPKIFLSENDITGAMKLLGGFGIAESDKYAVLAFRAVAESRRWGTENYTELARRIISQCGIKVVLVGTEENRKSGDDIVGAAKTTEGAIVNLAGKTSLRELGTICSRAVVFVGNDSGPAHLAAAVGAPIVVLSGADDPKETSPMAGKKRMIYREQLECISCVKNKCPLKGGDFMRCMKEITVDMVMSELKTLVQ